In Roseisolibacter agri, the following proteins share a genomic window:
- a CDS encoding RNA polymerase sigma factor, producing MRPDPETATAPPATAPPSASPDAARWALAARAAAGDTAAFTALVAELHPVVHRWALVFAADPDEADDVAQEAFVLMHRQLAAFRGEAPLAAWLYRIVRRAAGQRRRTTQRRHRLATSAGALPERDVYLTDPGARVDRQWVAARIREVFGGLPRRQREIFDLADLQGYDPAEIAAMTGLNPATVRANLYKARAAVRAHLIARHPGAAELTG from the coding sequence ATGCGGCCCGACCCCGAAACCGCCACTGCGCCGCCCGCCACTGCGCCGCCCTCCGCGTCTCCGGACGCCGCGCGCTGGGCGCTGGCGGCGCGCGCCGCGGCCGGCGACACGGCGGCGTTCACGGCGCTGGTGGCCGAGCTGCACCCGGTGGTGCATCGGTGGGCGCTGGTGTTCGCGGCCGATCCGGACGAGGCGGACGACGTCGCCCAGGAGGCGTTCGTCCTGATGCACCGCCAGCTGGCCGCGTTCCGGGGCGAGGCGCCGCTGGCCGCGTGGCTCTACCGGATCGTGCGGCGCGCGGCGGGGCAGCGGCGGCGCACCACGCAGCGCCGGCACCGCCTCGCGACGTCGGCCGGCGCGCTGCCCGAGCGCGACGTCTACCTCACCGACCCGGGCGCGCGCGTGGACCGGCAGTGGGTGGCGGCGCGCATCCGCGAGGTGTTCGGCGGCCTGCCGCGGCGGCAGCGCGAGATCTTCGACCTCGCGGACCTGCAGGGCTACGACCCGGCCGAGATCGCGGCGATGACGGGGCTGAACCCCGCGACCGTGCGTGCGAACCTCTACAAGGCGCGCGCGGCGGTGCGGGCCCACCTCATCGCCCGGCACCCGGGCGC